In Deefgea piscis, the genomic window GTGCATTTGCCATTGCCTGCGGATGTGAGCGAACCGAGCTTGGGCAAAAACCAAATGCCATCGTTTGGCTTTAGTTTGGCACTGATTTTGTTCCCACTATTATTAGTTGGTCTGAAAACCATCGTTGCGCGCTTTATCGATACCAGCGGTACTTTGCACCAATGGCTGCAATTGATTGGTCACCCATTCACTGCCATTTTATTGGCTTGTTTACTCGCGACCTACGGCTTAGCGTTGCGCCGTGGCATGAGTAAAGAAAAAGTCATGGAAGTCTGCAGTGCCGCCTTGCAACCAGCCGGTATCATTTTGTTGGTAACTGGCGCAGGTGGTGTGTTTAAACAAGTCTTGGTTGATTCGGGTGTGGGCCCTGCTTTGGGTGACGCCTTAATCAGCGCCGGTTTACCGATTGCGATTGCTTGCTTTGTTCTCTCTGCAGCTGTGCGTGTAATTCAAGGTTCGGCAACTGTTGCTTGTTTAACGACTGTTGGTTTGGTGTTACCAGTGATTGAAGCTTCTCAATTGGCCTATTCAGGTGCCCAATTGGCTGCTTTGTCGATCTGTATTGCAGGTGGTTCAATTGTCTTGAGCCATGTGAATGACTCAGGCTTCTGGCTATACGGTAAATTTACTGGCGCCAATGAAATGCAAACACTGAAAACTTGGTCGGTGATGGAAACCATCTTGGGTACCACCGGTGCCGTTGTTGGTATGGTTGCATTCTCAATGATGTAAAGCAGCGAGCAATATCGCTCATTCATGCCCAATAAAGCGTTCGCGTTTTGTTGGGCATGATGCTATTAAACGAGCAAAAAATGCACCGATTATCATAAATCAACGCTTTGTTAACGGCAAAAAACCACATCTCCCAAGTATTCAAGTTACAATTTGCGAAAATCAAATCAACGAGATGCTCAATGCGATGGATCGTGTTTTTTAGCCTTTTGTTTTGCAGTACATTAGCGCTAGCTCAGACTGTCAATTCAAACATCATTCTGACCGTTACCGGAAAATCAGCAAACTCAGAAGTACAACTCACTGAACTCATGATTGCGAAGTTGCCACAGCAAAAAATGACCATGCCAACCGCTTGGTACCCGACTGAGCAAACCTTTGAAGGCCC contains:
- the gntU gene encoding gluconate transporter, producing the protein MDTFTLIFTSLGSVLLLLFLVMKARMHAFVALMIVSIGAGIFSGMPVDKIADTMQKGMGGTLGFLAIVVALGAMFGKILHETGALDQIAVKLLDKFGHSRANYALGIAGLICTLPLFFDVAIVLLIGVVFAVARRTGGNVVRLAIPLFAGVAGSAAFLLPGPTAMLLASQMKADFGWMILLGLAAAIPGMLLAGPIFGNFISKHVHLPLPADVSEPSLGKNQMPSFGFSLALILFPLLLVGLKTIVARFIDTSGTLHQWLQLIGHPFTAILLACLLATYGLALRRGMSKEKVMEVCSAALQPAGIILLVTGAGGVFKQVLVDSGVGPALGDALISAGLPIAIACFVLSAAVRVIQGSATVACLTTVGLVLPVIEASQLAYSGAQLAALSICIAGGSIVLSHVNDSGFWLYGKFTGANEMQTLKTWSVMETILGTTGAVVGMVAFSMM